In one Thioclava sp. ES.031 genomic region, the following are encoded:
- a CDS encoding alkene reductase, with amino-acid sequence MADTLFSPTKLGAIEIANRFVMAPLTRNRAPDLHPTDMTVEYYRQRAGAGLIITEGTQISPMGQGYAWTPGIYNDAQVAGWKKVTEAVHGAGGKIVAQIWHVGRISVPQLLDGRDPVGPSAISAEAKTFDGEGFVATTTPHALTVEEIAATVEDYRNAARNAKAAGFDGVEIHAANGYLIDQFLRDTSNKREDAYGGSIENRTRFLREVVDAVTEILGAERVGIRLSPWSNANNVGIDSNTAELFGAVVDFLNTKPMAFVHFVEGQTGGPREWPEDGIETLRAKSKAPYIANNGYDKAMAETALKEGAAAVAFGKLFIANPDLPTRFEKDAPFNTPNPDTFYGGGAEGYTDYPFLDE; translated from the coding sequence ATGGCTGATACGCTTTTCTCCCCCACGAAGCTCGGCGCGATCGAGATCGCCAACCGCTTCGTGATGGCGCCGCTGACCCGCAACCGTGCGCCCGACCTGCATCCGACCGACATGACGGTGGAATATTACCGCCAGCGCGCAGGCGCGGGGCTGATCATCACCGAAGGCACGCAGATTTCGCCGATGGGTCAGGGCTATGCCTGGACGCCCGGCATCTATAACGACGCGCAGGTCGCGGGCTGGAAGAAGGTCACCGAGGCCGTGCATGGCGCGGGCGGCAAGATCGTCGCGCAGATCTGGCACGTGGGCCGGATTTCGGTGCCGCAGCTTCTGGATGGGCGCGATCCGGTCGGCCCCTCCGCGATCTCGGCCGAGGCGAAAACCTTCGACGGTGAGGGCTTCGTCGCGACCACCACGCCCCATGCGCTGACGGTCGAAGAGATCGCCGCCACGGTCGAGGATTACCGCAACGCCGCGCGCAACGCGAAAGCGGCGGGCTTCGATGGCGTCGAGATCCACGCCGCGAATGGCTACCTGATCGACCAGTTCCTGCGCGACACCTCGAACAAACGCGAGGACGCATATGGCGGCTCGATCGAGAACCGCACCCGCTTCCTGCGCGAAGTGGTGGACGCGGTGACCGAAATCCTCGGTGCCGAGCGTGTGGGCATCCGCCTCTCGCCCTGGTCGAACGCGAATAACGTGGGCATCGACAGCAACACGGCGGAGCTGTTCGGCGCGGTGGTCGATTTCCTCAACACCAAGCCGATGGCCTTCGTGCATTTCGTCGAAGGCCAGACCGGCGGACCGCGCGAGTGGCCCGAGGACGGGATCGAGACGCTGCGTGCGAAGTCGAAGGCGCCCTATATCGCGAATAATGGTTACGACAAGGCGATGGCCGAAACGGCGCTGAAAGAGGGCGCGGCGGCGGTGGCCTTCGGCAAGCTGTTCATCGCGAACCCGGACCTGCCGACGCGCTTCGAGAAGGACGCGCCGTTCAACACGCCGAA
- a CDS encoding DUF59 domain-containing protein: protein MTATPEEPLEGTPLIKPSTTDHPLYESVVEACRTVYDPEIPVNIYDLGLVYTIEISPENDAKVIMTLTAPGCPVAGEMPGWVHDAVACVGGLRDVDVEMTFDPQWGMDMMSDEARLELGFM from the coding sequence ATGACCGCCACGCCCGAAGAGCCGCTTGAAGGCACCCCGCTGATCAAGCCCTCGACGACCGATCACCCGCTCTACGAAAGTGTCGTGGAAGCGTGCCGCACCGTTTATGACCCGGAAATTCCGGTGAACATCTACGATCTCGGCCTCGTCTACACGATCGAGATCAGCCCCGAGAATGACGCGAAGGTGATCATGACGCTCACCGCGCCGGGCTGCCCCGTGGCGGGCGAGATGCCGGGCTGGGTTCACGATGCCGTGGCCTGCGTCGGCGGTCTGCGCGATGTCGATGTCGAGATGACCTTCGATCCGCAATGGGGCATGGACATGATGTCCGACGAGGCGCGGCTGGAACTGGGCTTCATGTGA
- the prfA gene encoding peptide chain release factor 1 codes for MLPEEKLDQILARFEYLEALLNAGAEPAKIAEISREYSELKPVVTQIEAWRQARADLAEAEGWLTDPEMRDLAEEELPRLKDRIPEMEQALRVALLPKDAADARPAILEIRPGTGGEEAALFAGNLLRMYQKYAEKHGWRFEMMELTETELGGVKEAVARIEGEGVFARLKYESGVHRVQRVPETEAGGRIHTSAATVAVLPEVEAVDIDIPANDIRIDTMRASGAGGQHVNTTDSAVRITHIPTGIVVTSSEKSQHQNRANAMAVLRARLFEAERDRAASERAETRKSQVGSGDRSERIRTYNFPQGRLTDHRINLTLYSLDKVMEGEIDEVVDALIADDQAAKLAEMEA; via the coding sequence ATGTTGCCCGAAGAGAAACTCGACCAGATCCTCGCGCGCTTCGAGTACCTCGAGGCGCTGCTCAACGCTGGCGCGGAGCCCGCCAAGATCGCCGAAATCAGCCGCGAATATTCCGAACTCAAACCGGTCGTGACCCAGATCGAGGCCTGGCGTCAGGCGCGCGCCGATCTGGCAGAGGCGGAAGGTTGGCTCACCGACCCGGAAATGCGCGATCTGGCCGAGGAGGAATTGCCGCGCCTCAAAGACCGTATCCCCGAGATGGAGCAGGCCTTGCGCGTGGCGCTTCTGCCCAAGGACGCCGCCGACGCGCGGCCTGCCATTCTGGAAATCCGCCCCGGCACGGGCGGCGAGGAAGCGGCGCTTTTCGCGGGTAACCTGCTGCGGATGTATCAGAAATACGCCGAGAAACACGGCTGGCGGTTCGAGATGATGGAGCTGACCGAGACCGAGCTGGGCGGCGTCAAGGAAGCCGTGGCCCGGATCGAGGGCGAGGGCGTCTTTGCGCGGCTGAAATACGAGTCCGGCGTCCACCGCGTGCAGCGCGTGCCGGAAACCGAGGCCGGCGGGCGCATCCACACCTCGGCCGCGACCGTGGCGGTGCTGCCCGAGGTCGAGGCGGTCGATATCGACATTCCTGCCAATGACATCCGGATCGACACGATGCGGGCCTCCGGGGCGGGCGGCCAGCATGTCAACACCACGGACTCGGCGGTGCGCATCACCCATATCCCGACCGGGATCGTCGTCACCTCGTCGGAGAAATCCCAGCACCAGAACCGCGCCAATGCTATGGCGGTGTTGCGCGCGCGGCTGTTCGAGGCCGAGCGCGACCGCGCGGCTTCCGAGCGCGCCGAGACGCGGAAGTCTCAGGTGGGCTCCGGCGACCGCTCGGAACGCATCCGCACCTATAATTTCCCACAAGGGCGGCTGACCGATCACCGCATCAATCTTACGCTCTATTCCCTTGATAAGGTTATGGAAGGCGAGATCGACGAGGTGGTCGACGCGCTGATCGCCGACGATCAGGCGGCCAAGCTCGCGGAGATGGAGGCGTGA
- the prmC gene encoding peptide chain release factor N(5)-glutamine methyltransferase, whose translation MRAQDALVAATRRLREAGIEGAQTDARRLLAHALQIAPDRLTLALQDPLPDDAAARFEAALTARAARQPVAQITGKRLFWGHEFRVTRDTLDPRPETELLVEVALERPFVHALDLGTGTGCILISLLKSMPFAAGTGTDLSDAALEVAKSNAEALGVAKRAKFLISDWFANVPGRYDLIVSNPPYIAQDEMAGLSQDVRDWEPLSALTPGGDGLEAYRAIALGAGARLLAGGRLAVEIGPTQAQAVSDLFAAQGFERIETRQDLDGRDRVVLAHKSGDPADCGAS comes from the coding sequence GTGAGGGCGCAGGACGCGCTGGTCGCCGCCACCCGTCGTCTGCGCGAGGCCGGGATCGAGGGCGCGCAGACCGACGCGCGCAGGCTGCTGGCCCATGCGTTGCAAATCGCGCCCGACCGGCTGACGCTGGCGCTGCAAGATCCGCTGCCCGATGACGCGGCCGCCCGGTTCGAGGCCGCGCTCACCGCCCGCGCGGCGCGCCAGCCTGTCGCTCAGATCACCGGCAAGCGCCTGTTCTGGGGACATGAATTCCGCGTCACCCGCGACACGCTCGACCCGCGCCCGGAGACGGAACTGCTGGTCGAGGTGGCGCTGGAGCGGCCTTTCGTCCACGCGCTCGACCTTGGCACGGGCACCGGCTGCATCCTGATTTCCCTGCTGAAATCCATGCCCTTCGCGGCGGGCACGGGGACCGATCTGTCGGACGCCGCACTGGAGGTCGCGAAATCCAACGCCGAGGCGCTCGGTGTGGCCAAACGCGCCAAGTTCCTGATTTCAGACTGGTTTGCCAATGTGCCGGGGCGCTACGACCTCATCGTCTCGAACCCGCCCTATATCGCCCAGGACGAGATGGCGGGGCTCTCGCAGGATGTGCGCGACTGGGAGCCGCTCTCGGCGCTGACCCCCGGCGGCGATGGGCTCGAGGCCTATCGCGCGATTGCGCTCGGGGCAGGGGCGCGGTTGCTGGCAGGCGGTCGTCTCGCGGTGGAGATCGGCCCGACACAGGCGCAGGCGGTGAGTGATCTCTTCGCCGCCCAGGGGTTCGAGCGGATCGAGACCCGCCAAGATCTCGATGGGCGCGACCGCGTCGTTTTGGCGCATAAATCCGGCGATCCGGCGGATTGCGGCGCGTCTTGA
- a CDS encoding DUF4167 domain-containing protein yields MRSSKSRSRNKSNRQRSMGNIVNRVFDSSGPEGKVRGTPQQIIDKYLQLARDAQLGNDRVAEQNFLQHAEHYTRMLGEAQKEQAREQEARNQQRQQNNQNNGNQNNGGQNNGGQNQGGNGQQGGQNSGQNNGQQGDSQNEAASKGEAQDNNTSERREERSEAKSSGRNKRGESPEMMPPMPQLELEEDSTLVETPESRSNSDEAPKPAAQPEKAEKAEKAEKPKRPRAPRKPRAPKADKAEKAEASAEMPKASGE; encoded by the coding sequence ATGAGATCTTCGAAATCCCGTTCGCGTAATAAGTCGAACCGTCAACGGTCGATGGGCAATATCGTCAACCGCGTCTTCGACAGCTCCGGCCCCGAAGGCAAGGTGCGCGGTACGCCGCAGCAGATCATTGATAAATATCTTCAGCTTGCGCGCGATGCGCAGCTCGGCAACGACCGCGTGGCCGAGCAGAACTTCCTGCAGCACGCAGAGCATTACACGCGAATGCTCGGCGAGGCGCAGAAAGAACAGGCCCGCGAGCAAGAGGCCCGCAACCAGCAGCGCCAGCAGAACAACCAGAACAACGGCAACCAGAACAATGGTGGCCAGAATAACGGTGGTCAGAACCAAGGCGGTAACGGTCAGCAGGGCGGTCAAAACAGCGGCCAGAACAATGGCCAGCAGGGCGACAGCCAGAACGAGGCCGCCTCGAAGGGGGAAGCTCAGGACAACAATACGTCCGAGCGTCGCGAAGAGCGCAGCGAGGCGAAATCCTCCGGTCGCAACAAGCGCGGCGAGAGCCCCGAGATGATGCCGCCGATGCCGCAGCTGGAGCTCGAAGAGGATTCCACCCTCGTCGAGACGCCGGAAAGCCGCAGCAACAGCGACGAGGCGCCGAAACCCGCGGCACAGCCTGAGAAGGCCGAGAAAGCGGAAAAAGCCGAAAAGCCCAAGCGTCCGCGCGCCCCGCGCAAGCCGCGCGCCCCGAAAGCCGACAAGGCCGAAAAGGCAGAGGCGAGCGCCGAGATGCCCAAAGCCTCGGGCGAGTAA
- a CDS encoding GNAT family N-acetyltransferase produces MIRPAREDDLPRIAEIAEAAFSRYIPRIGRPPAPMLADHAAELPHLWVCEGENGVAGYIGLFADDGTPPRLQVEPVAVDPAAQGQGIGRQLMAFAEARAREIGAEKLWLFANAAMEESRAVYARLGFIERDRRMDGGYDRVFLDKDLTA; encoded by the coding sequence ATGATCCGCCCGGCGCGCGAGGACGACCTGCCGCGCATTGCCGAGATCGCCGAGGCGGCCTTCTCCCGCTACATTCCCCGGATCGGACGCCCGCCCGCGCCGATGCTCGCCGATCATGCCGCCGAACTGCCGCATCTCTGGGTCTGCGAGGGGGAAAACGGAGTCGCGGGCTATATCGGGCTCTTTGCGGATGACGGCACGCCGCCCCGGTTGCAGGTCGAGCCCGTCGCCGTCGACCCGGCCGCACAGGGCCAAGGGATCGGGCGGCAGTTGATGGCGTTCGCCGAGGCGCGTGCCCGCGAGATCGGCGCGGAAAAGCTGTGGCTTTTTGCCAATGCCGCGATGGAGGAGAGCCGCGCGGTCTATGCGCGTCTGGGCTTTATCGAGCGCGACCGGCGGATGGATGGCGGCTATGACCGGGTGTTTCTGGACAAAGACCTGACCGCCTGA
- the rsmA gene encoding 16S rRNA (adenine(1518)-N(6)/adenine(1519)-N(6))-dimethyltransferase RsmA → MATIDGLPPLREVLQTHDLVAKKSLGQNFLLDLNLTAKIARSAGDLTGADVLEVGPGPGGLTRGLLAEGARKVLAIEKDTRCLPALAEIADAYPGRLEVINGDALQIDPLAHLTPPIKIAANLPYNVGTELLVRWLTPKEWPPFWESLTLMFQREVAERIVAKPGSKHYGRLALLAQWRAEAKIVMSLPPEAFTPAPKVHSAVVHLKALPEPRYPADAATLSRVVAAGFNQRRKMLRASLKGVAPDIEAKLEQAGIAPTERAERVTLEQFCRLARIVAGQE, encoded by the coding sequence ATGGCCACGATCGACGGGCTGCCGCCGCTGCGCGAGGTTCTGCAGACGCATGATCTGGTGGCAAAGAAGAGCCTCGGGCAGAACTTCCTGCTGGACCTGAACCTGACCGCGAAGATCGCGCGCTCTGCGGGCGATCTGACGGGCGCGGATGTGCTGGAGGTCGGCCCCGGCCCCGGCGGTCTGACCCGCGGGCTTCTGGCCGAAGGCGCGCGCAAGGTCCTCGCGATCGAGAAGGACACGCGCTGCCTGCCTGCTTTGGCCGAAATCGCCGATGCCTATCCGGGACGGCTCGAAGTGATCAATGGCGATGCGCTGCAGATCGACCCGCTCGCGCATCTGACGCCGCCTATCAAGATCGCCGCGAACCTGCCCTATAACGTGGGCACCGAGCTTCTGGTGCGTTGGCTGACGCCGAAAGAGTGGCCGCCCTTCTGGGAGAGCCTGACGCTGATGTTCCAGCGCGAGGTGGCCGAACGGATCGTGGCCAAACCGGGAAGCAAACATTACGGTCGGCTCGCGCTCCTCGCGCAGTGGCGTGCCGAGGCGAAGATCGTGATGAGCCTGCCGCCCGAGGCCTTCACGCCCGCGCCGAAGGTCCATTCCGCAGTGGTGCATCTGAAGGCCCTGCCCGAGCCGCGCTATCCGGCCGATGCGGCGACGCTCAGCCGCGTCGTGGCCGCGGGCTTCAACCAGCGCCGCAAGATGCTGCGTGCCTCGCTGAAAGGCGTGGCCCCCGATATCGAGGCGAAGCTGGAACAGGCCGGGATCGCGCCCACCGAGCGCGCGGAACGCGTGACGCTGGAGCAGTTCTGCCGGCTTGCACGCATCGTCGCGGGTCAGGAATGA
- the pdxA gene encoding 4-hydroxythreonine-4-phosphate dehydrogenase PdxA yields MSAQPTDRTAARAPDRPVILSCGDPSGVGPEIAARAWEHCGAKLPFVWIGDPAHLPRGTKIREIDRPADALRHASSGLPVLPHQFPAAALPGEPDPANAKAVIDVIARGVDLVMRGEGTGLTTAPINKKALKDGAKFTFPGHTEYLAHLAGVERVVMMLASSRVDPPLRVVPATIHVALSDVPKLLTPQLLRETVRITYEGLRRDFGFSAPRIAVAGLNPHAGEGGAMGSEEGDWIADTLDGLREEGYAVAGPMPADTMFHARARQTYDAAICAYHDQALIPIKTLDFDGGVNITLGLPFVRTSPDHGTAYDIAGQGRANPASLIAALEMAARMGAARHD; encoded by the coding sequence ATGAGCGCCCAGCCGACCGATCGCACTGCGGCCCGTGCGCCCGACCGCCCCGTGATCCTCAGCTGCGGCGATCCGTCGGGGGTTGGCCCCGAGATCGCCGCCCGCGCCTGGGAGCATTGCGGCGCGAAGCTGCCTTTCGTCTGGATTGGCGATCCCGCGCATCTGCCGCGCGGCACGAAGATCCGCGAGATCGACCGGCCCGCCGATGCGCTGCGCCATGCCAGCTCCGGGCTGCCGGTGCTGCCCCATCAATTCCCCGCCGCCGCCCTGCCGGGCGAGCCCGATCCCGCCAATGCGAAAGCCGTGATCGACGTGATCGCGCGCGGCGTCGATCTGGTGATGCGCGGCGAAGGCACCGGGCTAACCACGGCGCCAATCAACAAGAAAGCGCTGAAGGACGGGGCAAAGTTCACCTTCCCCGGCCATACCGAATATCTGGCCCATCTCGCGGGCGTCGAGCGGGTGGTGATGATGCTGGCCTCGTCGCGAGTCGATCCGCCGCTGCGCGTGGTGCCCGCCACGATCCATGTCGCGCTCTCCGACGTGCCGAAACTCCTGACCCCGCAGCTTCTGCGCGAGACCGTGCGGATCACCTATGAGGGGCTGCGGCGCGATTTCGGCTTCTCCGCCCCGCGGATCGCCGTGGCGGGGCTGAACCCGCATGCGGGCGAAGGCGGCGCGATGGGCTCCGAGGAAGGCGACTGGATCGCCGACACGCTCGACGGTCTGCGCGAAGAGGGCTACGCCGTCGCGGGACCGATGCCCGCCGATACGATGTTCCACGCCCGCGCTCGGCAGACCTACGACGCCGCGATCTGCGCCTATCACGATCAGGCGCTGATCCCGATCAAGACGCTCGATTTCGACGGCGGGGTGAATATCACGCTCGGCCTGCCCTTCGTGCGGACCTCGCCCGATCACGGCACCGCCTATGACATCGCGGGCCAAGGCCGCGCCAACCCCGCCTCGCTGATCGCGGCGCTGGAGATGGCGGCGCGGATGGGAGCCGCGCGTCATGACTGA